The following is a genomic window from Leishmania donovani BPK282A1 complete genome, chromosome 33.
GACACCCTCAAGGAAGGCGCGCAGATCAACAAGTCTCTCACAACACTCGGCATTGTCATCAATTCCTTGGCCGCCCAgtccatcgccaccgccagcagtTCCACTGGGCAGTCGCCAATGAagtccgctgctgcatcgaAGCGGCACATACCCTACCGAGACTCGACACTCACCTTCCTCTTGAAGGAGTCCCTAGGTGGCAATAGCAAAACCTTCATGATTGCCACCGTTAGCCCCAGCGCCGACAGCTACGACGAGTCGCTCAGCACACTCCGGTACGCAGATAGGGCCAAGTCCATCATGATGAAGGCGTTTGTGAATGAAACGGCCGGCGACAAGCGCATACGAGAGCTGGAGAAAGAGGTGATGCGGCTTCGCGAGCAAATTCGCTCGCTGCTCAGTGCCGAAGCGAGGCGCTCCTCCACTCCGAtggcgacgccggcagcaaCACCGGTGGCGCTCACGGACGGCGACTCGTTGCTTCAGCCCTCACTCGTAGGAGACGGTGACGGCAATGCTGTCGAGGGCAAGTGGATTGATCAGGACAAGAACGGCAGCCGTGAGACGAGCATGACGCACTCATCGGCAAGCGGTAGGGAGGTGTCAATCGTGCCCGATGGTGATGCGGACCTGCAGGCGCCGCACGCCGGCTTCAACGACCATGCGGGCAGTGGCGCGGTGGCACCAGAGCCAGTGTCACCAGTGGCAGACACTCCTGTCGCGTCCCGCGCCGAATTTGTGGCAACGCTGCAGTCGGAGCTGCGTCGTGCAGAGGAAATGATTCGGCAGATGTCTGCGTCCGAGGCAGAGCGCAACGCGCACATTGCCCAGCTTGTGAAGCGGcatgaggaggagcaggcggcgatgcgggctgcggcggcggcgatggcggcggcggtggcaacgaAGGACGCCGAGAATTATGCCCCCGGCGCagtgacggcgacgatgcgtCTGTGTCGCGATGAGCCGTATCTGCTAAACATGGACGGGGCGGGTGACTGGGTCGTCGCGCATCTTGGTCCCGGCGAGACGCTTGTAGGGGTGTTTCCGCCCaacggtggcgccgccaataacactgcagcggcgccatctACCGCGAAGGGGAATGAGGGCAGTGAAGTCGGAAGCTCATCAACATCGTTCGACTCATCTCTCGTGCTTCCATCGTATCGTACCGGCTCCGACGCCGATGCGAATGGGGCAGCACCCGATGAAGGCGCCGACGTGCGACATGTTCGGCTGCCAAGAGAGTTTGGCGAGGGCGTTGGTGGACCGCACTGCATCCTTGAGCGCTTGAAGGCGACGGGCACTGCCGCGACGGCTAGCTCGACAACGACACTCAGGGCGTGCGCAGGGTACGAGACGTACGTAATCCGTCCCATGTATCGTAGCCCATTTGTCGTCAAGGACGGCGACACGCTCCTCCTGCAGAGCGGAGACGTGCTGGACATCGGTGCCGACCACATCCAGCTCAAGTACATGGACCCTGCAGAGCCCCCCTTGACTGCGCGTGGGCGGAGAACAGTTCGCATGGAAACGACCGCATACGTCGGCGGTGACAGCCAGAGTGTCGATTGGGCTGAGAGCGATCGCGGCATGAgttcggcggcggcttcccCTGCCTCCGCAGGCtacaaggaggaggaggcgttgATGTCGCTGAAGCGTTTTATCGGTTCCTCTGAGGAGCACCCGGACAAGGAGGGCGTGCGtgaggaggcgcgcgagaCACGCGGTGCCTCTGGGGACGGCGACGGCTGTGAGGGTGGTGGCGTGGAGACGGCGTCGTCTTTCGATAGGGAATCCTTACATTCGGTCTTCGACGACGAGTACTCgacttccgccgccgccgacgactACAACGACGAGGGCATTGGCGGACGACGAAACAGTCGTGAGGCCGGTATCAGCACCACCGtagcgacgccgcagcagccatcTAGACCCCTCATTCCCACCCTGGCCTTGGGCAAGGCGCTCCCAGCGAACCGGCTCTCAACGCCTCCGCCACAGCGGATGCCCCAACGGGATTATCAGGCGACCAGAGTGCCCTTCGACACGGCGAGCGCCAACGCTAAGAATTCGGCATCCTCTGTAATACTGTCGGACTCGGAAGACCATTCAACTGCGAGCCTCTCGGTGAACGAGGGCATTAAGGCACCTAGCCTTCCGATCCCCCTTCAGCGCCGGCCGACGCCGGCAGCTGTTGCGGTTGTGAAGACGCGAGTGCCGAGCAAGCGCGTCCCACAGACGGCGCACCTGAACCCCAACTCTGCGTTGCCCCTGTCAGAGTTGCAGTGGATGCGCTCCAAGGCGCCGTCGAAGTCATACCGCAGTGAGCCTCCACCACGCTTTGTGGGCCGCTACAACCTCGTCCTCGTGGGGCcatccggcagcggcaagagcaGTCTTGTGCGGAACTTGCAGACCGAGGACACGCCATGGCTGCAGTCTGCTTTCTCAACGCTCATGGCCACCGGGCGCGCCTACGCGggcgccgatgccgacgGCAACACACCAGCCTCCGCGGAGACGCATCCCACGATCGGCATTCACACCACCACGCtgacggccgccggcgcgacACCGATGCGCCTTCACGTGTACGAGCTTGGCGGCACGCCGTGCTTTAGCCCACTACTAGACCAACTCCCATCCCGCCGGCTGACATACTTGTTGTGCTTCCCGCTAGACGGCGGACCGTCGCTCGTTGCCCTGCGCGGCATTGTCGAAGACATTTTGTGCCGCACGGACAGTCACACGGTGTCACTGGTGCTGGttgccacacacgcgcaccacagcagcgctgccgatggcaagggcggtggcggcagcctcttctctcgccgCCTTCCAGCCGTGCGACAGGAGATGCTGCGAGCTCAGATggaagaggtggagctgcaggtGGTCAGCCTCATTCAGATGCTGCAGCCGtatgcgcagctgcgtcctACAGTGGTGGGCCGGTTCGCAGTTGACAACGTGCACCGCCAAGTGTACTCGACCGGGTATCGGGCCGTGGAGGGGTTTCCCGAGTGGCTGCAGTGGCTCGGAGACCTGGCGCGCGACCGGTGCCGGAGTGATGTGGATTTTGCCAGCGGACTCGTGCCTGCACGGTGCATGGAGCTCAGCCGACAGGTGGGTCTGTTGCGGGAGCGTGGCAAGTGGTGCCTGTCTCTGCGCGACTTCAAGGCGCTGGCAACGGCAGTCAGCACGCAGTACGACACAGCCGAAGCCGCGagcgcctctctcgctcgagacacgctgcgccagcacgtgcagctgctcgcagACTGGGGTGTGCTGGCGCACCGCTTTCGAAGCACACCGCTACGTCAACATGTGGTTCTTGATGTAGCGTGGCTCTGCCGTGTGCTGACAACgctggcgtgctgcgcgctgGTGGGCCAAGCGGAGTCTGGTGGGCCCAGCACCGTGGATGCCGCTAGGATGGTTGCCGCGGCCGGAAAGCGAGACACGGCGCTTCTGAATCGAAAACACCCGGCACTGCGTATCTTGCTCACCCCCGAGGCGGCGCGAATCGTCGATGTGGTGAAAGTCGTGACTATGGACACGGCGTGCCTTCTTCGCTATGGTGTCTTGCCGATGCCCGTTCTCGTTACGATGCTGGAGCCCCACTTCAAACCATGTGACAGTGAGGga
Proteins encoded in this region:
- a CDS encoding Unc104-like kinesin, putative translates to MSESSKGASQEADLSRAPSPTNSRDQSAEPNTGYEEGRITVSVRVRPLNARETKLNSGSCIAPLAAYNTLYILPPGESEQDVNALLAVDPHLRGTRHHRFTFDHVYPVDSTQEQVYEQIGRPVLQSSFRGYHTCIFAYGQTGSGKSYCMMGADGGCCIDDAPGIIPRLCREVFIEMDKVKQAAMANEENVDFSVYVSYLEIYRERVRSLLNEVHDARIVTAGNEEYGSASLRAVSGSLRRQGLLHAADSADAALRVREHPTLGVYVEGLAEISVTSEEQVLRLMVRGNQRRHMASTRMNETSSRSHAIFTLQLLQKRTRAVPPGEGGSGGTITEAPSTAVATMTTQLGAKINLVDLAGSERAKATGADGDTLKEGAQINKSLTTLGIVINSLAAQSIATASSSTGQSPMKSAAASKRHIPYRDSTLTFLLKESLGGNSKTFMIATVSPSADSYDESLSTLRYADRAKSIMMKAFVNETAGDKRIRELEKEVMRLREQIRSLLSAEARRSSTPMATPAATPVALTDGDSLLQPSLVGDGDGNAVEGKWIDQDKNGSRETSMTHSSASGREVSIVPDGDADLQAPHAGFNDHAGSGAVAPEPVSPVADTPVASRAEFVATLQSELRRAEEMIRQMSASEAERNAHIAQLVKRHEEEQAAMRAAAAAMAAAVATKDAENYAPGAVTATMRLCRDEPYLLNMDGAGDWVVAHLGPGETLVGVFPPNGGAANNTAAAPSTAKGNEGSEVGSSSTSFDSSLVLPSYRTGSDADANGAAPDEGADVRHVRLPREFGEGVGGPHCILERLKATGTAATASSTTTLRACAGYETYVIRPMYRSPFVVKDGDTLLLQSGDVLDIGADHIQLKYMDPAEPPLTARGRRTVRMETTAYVGGDSQSVDWAESDRGMSSAAASPASAGYKEEEALMSLKRFIGSSEEHPDKEGVREEARETRGASGDGDGCEGGGVETASSFDRESLHSVFDDEYSTSAAADDYNDEGIGGRRNSREAGISTTVATPQQPSRPLIPTLALGKALPANRLSTPPPQRMPQRDYQATRVPFDTASANAKNSASSVILSDSEDHSTASLSVNEGIKAPSLPIPLQRRPTPAAVAVVKTRVPSKRVPQTAHLNPNSALPLSELQWMRSKAPSKSYRSEPPPRFVGRYNLVLVGPSGSGKSSLVRNLQTEDTPWLQSAFSTLMATGRAYAGADADGNTPASAETHPTIGIHTTTLTAAGATPMRLHVYELGGTPCFSPLLDQLPSRRLTYLLCFPLDGGPSLVALRGIVEDILCRTDSHTVSLVLVATHAHHSSAADGKGGGGSLFSRRLPAVRQEMLRAQMEEVELQVVSLIQMLQPYAQLRPTVVGRFAVDNVHRQVYSTGYRAVEGFPEWLQWLGDLARDRCRSDVDFASGLVPARCMELSRQVGLLRERGKWCLSLRDFKALATAVSTQYDTAEAASASLARDTLRQHVQLLADWGVLAHRFRSTPLRQHVVLDVAWLCRVLTTLACCALVGQAESGGPSTVDAARMVAAAGKRDTALLNRKHPALRILLTPEAARIVDVVKVVTMDTACLLRYGVLPMPVLVTMLEPHFKPCDSEGAASGSLEEGMSALRRTDNLAVAGCDPAAGNVRYSVPLAGVLELLVLCDVIILGHKLLLSPSAEEAARTSTAPPQDLVGCSRSLPVSAASQQQGGRVHDDDDRSLDDINPAEEGFVVYPLSCRTPASAGVTWLFPCFLSGPFYMFKLDMVPRNFFPKLMCRLATVSDKIYLGPVQSHSWSSPTRWRATDATRGRGVVGGRTPVAHGPFDTYFSECAGRSFVLPRFSTYLAQATAEVSPRRREGLWFDAAWLVYKESAHDDDCEGDNCRVLVRLVHHSVFLSFHCHQAGSSLGMSGGGASPGVQDFYEAVLEAVRHVVEEFPGGKCSESMQCCVDPAILLELEVKHPAVQSDQETAALERHVRFASINDNLNSLERVLAKSGSALWTARTARRSHTSRSEDGEDESAYVPLLRNFSATCPLDVAECIRRWKTEQHFHISTELEARLVGALQELGACYHESAPVAVNSCFALDRLLDVLAHIDTV